ATAAAAAAGCCTTCATCAAGAGCCGTAAATTCTCCAGCTTCTAAAAGATTAACAACATCCAAATCAATTAGACAACTAGAAACATATGCTTCTTTTTTAATGAATAGATTGACAATGGAAATTAAGTTGTAAAAATTATGGGGATTGAGATCACGCAAAATATTACGAATTGGAATAGCAAGATCGTATCTTTTCAGGTCTTTTTGTTTTTCGGCTTCTGCATCTAAAAAGTTGATAAATTGTTCATCGTCACTCTCAAGACTATCAATATCACTTTTGCCTAATGCTTTAAGCCAATTTATTTCTGCTTCTGCAATTTCTCCTAACAAAAACAAACATAAACCTAAATAACAATAATCGGAACTACTACCATTACCAGAATTAATAATTTCCTGAAAAATTATTTGTGCATCCTCATATTCTTGTTTTTCAAAGTGTGAATATGCTAAGTCTTGCAGTTGTTTATTTAATTTAAAGTTCATGATTTGATACCTTACCGCGCTTACTTAAAAATTGTTATATACATAGAATAAAGATGGGTAGAAGATATAAATCAACTACCCATCTCAATATATTTAGTGTAAACCAGTCTAAAAACTAGTTAACAGGAACAAAGCCAGTAGTATCAGCTTGGTTTGCACATACTGGAGCCAAGCTGGTGTTCAATACAAAACCAGCGGTGACACTCGCAGCCGCAGTTGCGCCAGCAATACTAGAAGCACCGCCATTAACTGGAGGAAGTTTGCCTTCACAAAGGGCAGCTAAGGTTGTTGCTTCACCAGAACCCTGAGGGGTTGCCAAATTAACTGCACCTACATAAGCCTTGATACTAGGTTCGCGGGGAACTGCACCACTGTAAGCATTAGCATCAGTACCAGTTGTTCCTCTAGAAGAACCTAATGTTGTGTAAGTGTAGTTTTCTGTAGTTGCGGCAACACCAATTGACAAGTTGGTTAAGCTATCAGCAAAGCGTTGCTTTTCTAGGTAGTAGGCTTGTTGAGCACGGTTTGCAGAACCAACATAGGTCTTAGCTTCAGACTGACGAGCTTTTGCAGCTTGATTAAGGAAAGAAGGAAGTGCGATCGCAGCAAGAATACCGATGATGATGATAACAACGAGAAGTTCGATCAGGGTGAAGCCCTTTTCGCCATTCTTCTTGTTGAGCATGTGTTGGATGAGCTTAGTCTTGAATTCAGATTTCATAATTCTTTAATCCCGTGTATGTCAAGAAAGTTAACTTGTTGGGTTGTTGTGAAAGTAACTTACCCACAAAAAAACAGGATGATATCACTCTGACTAAAAATATTTTTGGCTGCGTAACATCTGTTAAAGCCAACTCGCTATTACTGCAAAGAAAATCCCGTAGGGCAAACCATTGTCTGAGCTATAGGATTCAAAGCCCCAGGAGGGATAGGACTAATATTTGGTGTATTCGCAAGGCAAAAAATAGTGTCAATCCGCACTATCCCCGGAATACCGACCACACCAACAAGTGACTTGAGGTATGGAGACGTAGGCACTGCCACATTAGTAATTAGCTGCTTGGGTTGCTGAGGCGTAAAGTTTCCATCCACACTACCCGCCAAAGCACTGTAAGTATAGGAAGAAGAAGCAGTATCTACCCCTAGCCCCAAGTCACCAATATTACTGGTAAATGTCCTTCTCTCTAAGTAATATGCTTGCTGTAATCGGCTCATGGTTCCGATATAAGCCTTTGCCTCGGCAAATCTTGCCTTGTCAGCTTGACTCAAAAATGAGGGTAGCGCGATCGCCGCCAGCAAACCAATAATGATGATTACCACCAATAACTCAATCAGTGTAAAACCTTGGTCTTTCTCGTTATGGTTTTGGACGAAACAGCGATCGCGTAACCATAAACTGACAATACATTCCAATTCCAAATTATTAAAGTTCACTTTCCCGCACCTACAGATAACTTTTACCCCTTGCCCTATAGATCAAGTTACCCATTTTTTCGAGATTTAAACCTCTCCAAAATATTCCAAAACATTAAGGATTCTCGTTTTTAGATCGATCGCATCTCAAGCATTACAAAACACATTAGGAATGAAAATTAATTAACTTGTGCAATTAAAACCAAAATTTGTTGTGGCGGGCTTCGCCCGCCACAACAAATTTTGGTTTTAATTAATTTTCATTCCTTAGTCTTGAGACAAGTCCTGACTATCCAAGAAAATTTACGTCTTCATAGATAGCCGCGATCGCACATTCAAAATCAATACTCGCAAGCTGCACCAAGTCACCATCTCCATAGGATGTTAATTCCCACTTACCGCGCTCATTGAGGCGAAAGGCTTCGACACCAATTTGTTCTGAGCTAACCAACACGTATTCACATAAGCTGGTTAACTGACGATAACGGGCAAATTTACCTCCTCGGTTGTAGGCTTCGGTACTAGGTGACAACACCTCAATGATTAGGGTTGGGTAAAACACAGCTTTGGCTAAACTGCGATCGCGATCGTCGCAAGTCACTAATAGATCAGGATAGAAAAACTCACCGTTCTTAGAAATTCCCACCTTCGCGTCCGAACCTAATACCCGACAATTACGTCCCCTAACATGTGGACGTAATAAAGAAATCAAATTAGCTGCGATCGCACTATGGTCAATTGTCCCACCCGCCATCGCAAATACATCACCATTGATGTACTCATATCTGACTTCTTGCTTTGCTTCCCATTCAAAATATTCATCAACCGAAATTTTGGGATTATTTGGAACAGCAATCATGATTTCGTCCTCAAAATATTATTAATTCTTAGATCAATCGAGATCGCATCTCGCGCATTACAAAACACATTAGTCTTGAGCCGCGAATCATTACATAGCCCAATCACTAAAACATTAATATGCTCAATATATGCAGCATTCAGCGCCGCCTTGCCCTCCTCATACACAAGCGGAATACCTGGTTGAATGATGGCGAGATTTTGAAAAAATTGGTTAGTACTAGCAAAACAGCGATCTATGTATTGACTTAGCAGGTCGAAATCCACCTCAGTTTTACCTTGAATATCGCCTAGGGTATAAGCAATCATGTCAATTGGGGTGCGATCGCTAACAAATGGTGTTGCGGAATTTTGCCAAACCTGCTCGGCAGCATCCAAAACATGATTCTGCACAAACAGCCTTGTTTGAAAGTCCATTGGTTCCGCAGGATCTAAGCCAAGCTGGGCAAAAACTTGGCTGGTCGTAGTGCGGACAAAGGGGATATTTAAATGAGATGAGATGGCGATCGCTAATGTTGTTTTGCCTGTACGATGTGCGCCACAAAGTCCCAAATTGCCTGCAAGTTTAAACATCGTCTGGATCGATACCTAAAGCTCGTAAACGCTCAGCAAGACGATTAGCACGTAGACTTTCCTGCTCGGCGCGTAGACTTT
This genomic stretch from Pseudanabaena galeata CCNP1313 harbors:
- a CDS encoding type IV pilin-like G/H family protein translates to MKSEFKTKLIQHMLNKKNGEKGFTLIELLVVIIIIGILAAIALPSFLNQAAKARQSEAKTYVGSANRAQQAYYLEKQRFADSLTNLSIGVAATTENYTYTTLGSSRGTTGTDANAYSGAVPREPSIKAYVGAVNLATPQGSGEATTLAALCEGKLPPVNGGASSIAGATAAASVTAGFVLNTSLAPVCANQADTTGFVPVN
- a CDS encoding type IV pilin-like G/H family protein; this translates as MNFNNLELECIVSLWLRDRCFVQNHNEKDQGFTLIELLVVIIIIGLLAAIALPSFLSQADKARFAEAKAYIGTMSRLQQAYYLERRTFTSNIGDLGLGVDTASSSYTYSALAGSVDGNFTPQQPKQLITNVAVPTSPYLKSLVGVVGIPGIVRIDTIFCLANTPNISPIPPGALNPIAQTMVCPTGFSLQ
- a CDS encoding Uma2 family endonuclease, with the protein product MIAVPNNPKISVDEYFEWEAKQEVRYEYINGDVFAMAGGTIDHSAIAANLISLLRPHVRGRNCRVLGSDAKVGISKNGEFFYPDLLVTCDDRDRSLAKAVFYPTLIIEVLSPSTEAYNRGGKFARYRQLTSLCEYVLVSSEQIGVEAFRLNERGKWELTSYGDGDLVQLASIDFECAIAAIYEDVNFLG
- a CDS encoding AAA family ATPase is translated as MFKLAGNLGLCGAHRTGKTTLAIAISSHLNIPFVRTTTSQVFAQLGLDPAEPMDFQTRLFVQNHVLDAAEQVWQNSATPFVSDRTPIDMIAYTLGDIQGKTEVDFDLLSQYIDRCFASTNQFFQNLAIIQPGIPLVYEEGKAALNAAYIEHINVLVIGLCNDSRLKTNVFCNARDAISIDLRINNILRTKS